A stretch of DNA from Piliocolobus tephrosceles isolate RC106 chromosome 21, ASM277652v3, whole genome shotgun sequence:
TGGCCTCCCAGGGGCCTCCGGACTCCCTCCATGGTTCCTGCAGGGGACAGCAGGGGGCCTTCTAGGACTCAGCCCTGGGCTAGGGCTGGGATCGGCAAGTGATCAGATCAGGACTTTGAGGTTGATAAATGCTTTTAATCCCCACATTCCACACACGGGAGACACTGTCAttcacattttcatatttctgttcTGGTCACAGTCTGTGTCCCCACACCCTCATGAATGAGGGACTTTGATGGATGCCTGGGTTTGGGGGGTCTGCGGTAGCTGGAGAAGATACACAAAGGGTCTTCGGAGGACAGTGTGGGACAGCTTTGAGGGGACGACAACTGCAGACACCTGGAGGGAGCTAGAGGAGATTCTGAGACTTAAGAGACAtggaatggccgggcgcggtggctcacgtctgcaatccccccactttgggaggccaaggtgggtggatcacttgaggtcaggagtttgagaccagcctagccgacatggtgacaccccgtctctactaaaaatacaaaaattagtcgggcgtggtggcgggcacctgtaatccctacttgagaggctgaggcaggagaatcacttgaacccgggaggtagaaattgcagtgagccaagattgtgtcactgcactccagcctgggcgaccgagtgagactccatctcaaaaaaacaaaaaagaaaaaggagagtagGTAAGTAGAGATGCTAAGGGGAGATGTGTGAAGAGATCAGAGGTCAAGGCCAGTTCAGAAGGACCCCGGGGTGTGAAGGGAATGGAAGATCAAGGATCAGGGGCGGTTAAATGGGACAGGAACTGAGTGAAACGAATGGCTCCATCCCCCCTTCAACAGACATTCACTGCCACTCTGCTCACAGCCCTGGGCTGGGTGGTGCTGGCAACACAGTAGTGAGCATTCAGTTTCAGTGAAGTTCAAAGAAGCAGAGACCAGCCCTCAGCATCCTTGAGCACAGGTGTCTATGCATTCACTCAACAGAGATCTACGGAGCGTCTGTGCCAGAGCATCTGTCAGGCACTGAATTTACAAGGAGTGGCTCCGCCCTCACGGGGCTCAGAGAGTGCTGGGAAAATGCCGGAGTCCACCGCTTAAGGGTGTGTGAAGCTGTCCATCAAGAGAGAAGCCAAGGTCCAGGGAGGAATAAGGGGCCTAAGAGGTGGCTAAGAGTTAGGGGCTTCTAAAGCTCAGGGAGGTGCTGTGGGGTCAGGACAGAGGAGCCAGCCAGTCACTCCCGGAGCTGCACAGACACGGAGGAGTCAGTCACCCGTGTCCGCCGCAGCCCACCAGGCTCCATGCGGTTCTTGGCCTTGTGCAGGAAGTGGATGAAGCGCACACCAGGACCATAATGGCGGAATACGTGGGACACCTGTGGTGACAGCACCCGGGGTTAGGGAGGAGCCCTTTTCGAGGACCCGTGGACCTGCTCTCCTCCCTCTGTGAGGTCTTGGGACAAGAACACACATCTGGGGTTTAGGGCCCCAGGGCTGAGAGTCTCACCTGGACCCAGCGGCCAGGGGGTCCTCTCCCAGAAGTTCGGGGGGCCACGTGGTGCTGAGCGATGACCGTGCGGCGGTCAGCTGCCAGCAGCCACACGTGCAGTTCATAGACGCACGCGTCCAGCCGGCTGTCCTCGAACCTGCAGGCGGGGTCAAGGCCTTCAGCTGccactgcagtctcagctacccagCCCCAGTCCCTGGCCCCGTTCCCCATTCAACACACATGCTGTTACGCACGCTGTGGGTGGTACCCTGAGCTGGGTGGTGCTGGCAACATAGCAGTGACCAAGACAGCCCCACACCCCGTCCACACGGGATTCACAGTCCAGTGAGGGAGGCTGGCATGCCACCAAACATGACAGCCAGGAACGGCCAGGGTTGGGATGGGGAGCACGGGCAGAGGGGTCAGGGCCAGGATGAGGGGACCCAAGCAGAGGGATTGGGGACAGAATTGGGGACCCAGGCACAGGGGTTGGGGCCAGAATTgggggcacagagaggttgggACCGGGATGGGGGGGCACAGGGCACTGGAGCAAATGCACCTGACCCAGCTGAGgggtgatcagggaaggcttcctggtgGAGCCATGTGTAAGTGACTCCTAAGGAATGAGAAGGAATTTGTCTTGAGAATAGAGGGTGATAggcttttaagaaataaagaataggccgggcacggtggctcatgcctgtaatcccaacactttgggaggctgaggcgggcagatcactagaggtcaggagttcgagaccagcctgggcaacatggtgaaaccctgtccctactaaaaatacagaaattaaccgggtgtggtggcacatgcctgtggtcctagttacttgggaagctgaggcaggagaatcacttgaacctgagaggcagaggtagcagtgagccgagatggcaccactgcagttcagcatgggcgacagagtgagactcagtctcaaaaaaaaaaaaaaaaaagaaaagaaaagaaataaaggtcagCCTCAGTAACCCCCTGGCACATTTCAAAATCGGAAAGACTCAAACAGAAGGGGCcagggaggtgggcagggcagaACCCTGTAGCACCAGGAGGGTCTTGGTGAGGGGCTGAGAGCAAGGGGAGCTCAGAGTAAGGCCCATGCTCTGGGCAGCCCTGCGTGATCACAGGGTCAGGCTGGCAGGGCAGGGGCACGCACCAGTCCATGACCGTAATGTCTGGTTGTTCGTCATCCAGCAGCTCCTCCCACAGGCCCTCGGCCAGAAGGTCCACACACTGCTGCTTCACTGTCCAGCTGTGAAAGAAGGGCCGGGAGAGGCGGGGTCTGCGATCTGCCAGGATCCTCGGGGATCTCCCTGGTCGGCCTGGCTCCAGGGAGCAGGAAGCCGTGTCTTAGCGCTTTCTTAGGGATAGCTTGGGTCCCCACATTTGGGGTGCTCCCTCATCAGCACCTTCCAGTCTCAGGCCCCATGGCCCCCTCTGAGGGCAATGCATCCTGAACCCCATGCTACAGACGAGGAACctgaggctgaggatggagacGTGTCCAAGGTCAGGCAGCAAAcatgtggcagagccaggatcccAACCCTGGCCTGTGTGACCCTGAGCCTCCGAGTCACACCAGCTCATCTACTGCGCAGGAGCAAGGCTCTGTTTCATGGAGGACAGGGGGTGGCCTGGGGTGACTCTTCCCCTCCCAGGGAAAGAGCCTTAGAATaattacaacaacaacaagaatagccaggcgtggtggctcacgcctgtaatccgagcactttgggacgctgaggcaggcagatcacttgaggtcaggagttcgagaccaacctggccaacatggtgaaacgccatctctactaaaaatacaaaatgagccgggcatggtggcgcacacctgtaatcctagctactcaggaggctgaggcaggagaattgcttgaacctgggagacagaggttgcagtgagctgagattgcgccactgcactccagtctgggcaacagagtgagactttgtcttaaaaacgAAAACCAAAAACCAATAATAGCTGCTATTGACTGGTGCTAGCCAGACCTGGCCAGGCCCTAGGCTGTGTGTTTTACAGGCATTCTGTCTTATGCTAACCCTGTTTACAGAGCAGGAAATAGAGGTCTAGAGAGGCCAAGTCAGTTTCTCCAGTTCTCGCAGTGAGGAAGGGTGGAGCAGGGAATGGAGTGTAGGCCACACCGGCCCCGGCAACTCACCTTTGGTTCTGCTGAAGCTTTTCGGTTCCAATGTACCAGCCACGGAAATTGCCTGCAGGTTGGGGAGCGAAGGGTTAGAACACCCCAATGCTGGAGgaccctccccacctccagcaaCCCGGCCCTCCAAGCACTTACCCAGAGTCTCCAGGGGTCGCTGGGTGGGACCAGTAGCAGGTGCTGGCTCATAAATGTTGATGCCTGAAATGGACAGGTGAGTGGAGCCTCTGGGCAGCCCCTCCACCTTCCACTGCCTCATCCCTCCCTACC
This window harbors:
- the NCCRP1 gene encoding F-box only protein 50; amino-acid sequence: MEEVREGHALGGGMEADGPAIPQELPPSPRSPSPPPSPPPLPSPPSLPSPVAPEAPELPEPEQPSEAHARQLLLEKWGPLSGGLELPPRLTWKLLLLRRPLYRNLLRSPNPEGINIYEPAPATGPTQRPLETLGNFRGWYIGTEKLQQNQSWTVKQQCVDLLAEGLWEELLDDEQPDITVMDWFEDSRLDACVYELHVWLLAADRRTVIAQHHVAPRTSGRGPPGRWVQVSHVFRHYGPGVRFIHFLHKAKNRMEPGGLRRTRVTDSSVSVQLRE